A region of Salirhabdus salicampi DNA encodes the following proteins:
- a CDS encoding ABC transporter permease, giving the protein MHFKDQLRFVRQNMKKSKLRIFMTVLATAIGIAFLILLASVGFGLHSSIIEEVTEKRLVTEIDVHGKDVGNGYERIQEEDIRYFESMGNVKSVVRRIRLRQMPIFSIEDYEVHGDVMVTDFSAEIKAGFELSEGRLPETDNEIVVGYHFQNGLTMKGIEPDELFEEDRSVKEEYQYTESLIGKTVALKVVKHVEGEEHTHSIPVTIVGIEKEPTRSWMQSRKAFISNEILHEIEQFTEISRGAPMIPEGKKNEMGEMGDGFDEVFIYANNVNNVEGIVHQLEDQNYLSYSIVSEMKEINTIFIIVKTGLIIVGTIAIIIASIGIYNTMTMAVTERAPDIGIMKALGASPKTIKHIFLLESCYIGFIGAIIGTLIAYAVSFGINFFLPMVLRGMFDSEAPLGIKFSHIPVSLIVIAVSICLAVTIFSGMNPAKKATKIDVLKALRREV; this is encoded by the coding sequence ATGCATTTTAAAGACCAACTTCGTTTTGTACGTCAAAATATGAAAAAGAGTAAACTACGGATATTTATGACGGTATTAGCTACAGCAATCGGGATTGCCTTTCTTATTTTGCTTGCCTCTGTAGGATTTGGCCTACATTCCTCAATCATAGAAGAAGTTACCGAAAAACGTCTTGTCACGGAGATTGATGTGCACGGTAAAGATGTTGGAAATGGCTATGAACGGATTCAGGAAGAAGATATACGATATTTCGAATCAATGGGCAATGTGAAAAGTGTAGTTAGAAGAATCAGACTGCGGCAGATGCCCATCTTTTCAATCGAAGATTATGAGGTACATGGTGATGTTATGGTAACGGATTTTTCTGCAGAGATAAAAGCAGGCTTTGAACTTTCGGAAGGTCGTTTACCTGAAACCGACAATGAAATTGTAGTCGGTTATCATTTCCAAAATGGGTTAACGATGAAAGGAATAGAACCTGATGAACTTTTTGAGGAAGATCGCAGTGTAAAAGAAGAGTATCAATATACAGAGAGTTTGATTGGTAAAACAGTAGCATTAAAAGTTGTGAAGCATGTGGAAGGGGAAGAGCACACCCATTCTATTCCCGTTACTATAGTTGGAATAGAAAAAGAACCTACACGTAGTTGGATGCAATCTCGTAAAGCGTTTATTTCTAATGAGATATTACATGAAATTGAGCAATTTACAGAAATAAGCCGGGGAGCCCCTATGATTCCAGAAGGAAAAAAGAATGAAATGGGAGAGATGGGCGATGGGTTCGATGAAGTATTTATCTATGCAAATAATGTGAATAATGTTGAAGGAATTGTTCATCAGTTAGAAGATCAAAACTATTTAAGCTATTCCATTGTAAGTGAAATGAAAGAAATAAATACGATATTTATCATTGTAAAAACAGGATTGATTATTGTAGGTACCATTGCAATTATTATAGCTTCTATTGGTATATATAATACGATGACGATGGCTGTTACAGAAAGGGCGCCAGACATAGGGATAATGAAAGCATTAGGTGCAAGTCCAAAAACGATTAAACATATCTTTTTACTAGAGAGTTGTTATATAGGGTTTATAGGAGCCATTATAGGTACACTCATTGCTTACGCAGTAAGTTTCGGCATCAATTTCTTCTTGCCGATGGTATTGAGGGGGATGTTTGATTCAGAAGCCCCCCTTGGAATTAAATTTTCTCATATTCCTGTTTCTTTAATTGTGATAGCCGTATCCATATGTTTAGCAGTAACGATTTTCTCAGGAATGAATCCAGCGAAAAAGGCAACAAAAATTGATGTGTTAAAAGCATTAAGGAGAGAGGTTTAA
- the ilvE gene encoding branched-chain-amino-acid transaminase, producing the protein MGSQWIFLSGEFVKKEDAVVSVYDHGFLYGDGVFEGLRVYSGNIFKLDEHLKRLYESAQSIMLNVPYTKEEFKQIIVETIRKNQLENAYIRVVVSRGVGNLGLDPTHCSNPRVIIIAEALALFPKELYEKGLKLGSVSTRRNRPDVLSPQVKSLNYLNNILVKLEANQAGVDEALMLNDQGYVTEGSADNIFIVKNNVIYTPPVYLGALEGITRNAIIDLAKEKGYEVKEEPFTRHDVYVADEVFLTGTAAEVIAVVEVDRRQIQNGKPGEVTNHLLSEFRKVVTTDGVQCYQNESDAYVS; encoded by the coding sequence ATGGGCAGTCAATGGATATTTTTAAGTGGCGAATTTGTAAAAAAAGAAGATGCTGTTGTATCTGTTTATGATCACGGATTTCTATATGGGGATGGAGTATTTGAAGGACTCCGTGTATATAGTGGAAACATTTTTAAGTTAGATGAGCATTTAAAGAGGCTTTATGAATCAGCACAATCTATTATGCTTAATGTTCCTTACACAAAAGAGGAATTTAAACAGATTATTGTAGAGACTATCCGGAAAAACCAACTGGAAAATGCTTACATCAGGGTGGTTGTATCCCGTGGGGTAGGGAACCTTGGTCTTGACCCGACACACTGCTCAAACCCAAGAGTGATTATCATAGCAGAAGCACTCGCTCTTTTCCCGAAAGAGCTATATGAAAAAGGATTAAAACTTGGATCAGTTTCAACAAGACGAAATCGACCAGACGTATTAAGTCCACAAGTGAAATCGTTAAATTATTTAAACAACATACTCGTAAAACTTGAGGCAAATCAGGCAGGGGTAGATGAAGCTCTAATGCTGAATGATCAAGGATATGTAACAGAAGGATCGGCTGACAATATTTTTATCGTGAAAAACAACGTTATTTATACACCGCCGGTATACTTAGGGGCACTAGAAGGTATTACAAGAAACGCCATTATAGATCTTGCGAAAGAAAAAGGGTATGAAGTGAAAGAAGAACCATTCACAAGGCACGATGTATATGTAGCTGACGAAGTATTCTTAACAGGAACAGCTGCAGAAGTGATCGCAGTTGTAGAAGTGGATCGCCGACAAATTCAAAATGGCAAACCAGGAGAGGTAACAAATCATTTGCTAAGTGAATTCCGCAAGGTCGTAACTACAGACGGAGTTCAATGTTATCAGAATGAAAGCGATGCTTACGTAAGTTAG